A stretch of the Archangium violaceum genome encodes the following:
- a CDS encoding QsdR family transcriptional regulator yields MKRTREPNRRAAARRPERLKRPARSTQQSLPVTPLTRRLEAPARATPQDLFALAMDWWMKGERFDIGRMAQELGVSRATVFRWVGTRELLYGEVLSSLFAEALDTARREARGEGAELITDITQRLLHFIVEDEPLRRFVQQDPEYAMRVLMSKSSTVEQRNAASVRAALEDGVRAGHIRPAMDLDALAYVIIRIGESFLYRDAITGDPPDVESAITAIRILLTAEQRKEKEGLA; encoded by the coding sequence ATGAAACGCACCCGCGAGCCCAACCGCCGTGCCGCCGCGCGGCGACCCGAACGCCTGAAGCGTCCCGCCCGGAGCACGCAGCAGAGCCTCCCGGTGACTCCCCTCACCCGGAGGCTCGAAGCGCCCGCGCGGGCCACGCCCCAGGATCTGTTCGCCCTGGCGATGGACTGGTGGATGAAGGGCGAGCGCTTCGACATCGGGCGCATGGCGCAGGAGCTGGGCGTCAGCCGGGCCACCGTGTTCCGCTGGGTGGGCACCCGCGAGCTGCTCTATGGCGAGGTCCTCTCGTCCTTGTTCGCCGAGGCGCTCGACACCGCCCGCCGGGAGGCGCGTGGCGAAGGGGCCGAACTCATCACCGACATCACGCAGCGGCTGCTCCACTTCATCGTCGAGGACGAGCCCCTCCGGCGCTTCGTACAGCAGGACCCCGAGTACGCGATGCGCGTCCTGATGTCGAAGAGCAGCACGGTGGAGCAGCGCAACGCCGCGAGTGTCCGCGCGGCGCTGGAGGACGGCGTGCGGGCCGGCCACATCCGGCCCGCGATGGACCTGGATGCCCTGGCCTATGTCATCATCCGGATTGGAGAGTCGTTTCTGTACCGGGATGCCATCACCGGAGATCCACCGGACGTAGAATCCGCCATCACCGCCATCCGCATCCTGCTCACCGCCGAGCAGCGCAAGGAAAAGGAGGGACTCGCATGA
- a CDS encoding SDR family NAD(P)-dependent oxidoreductase, producing the protein MNSVKGKVAAITGAASGIGLATAVLLARNGCHVAISDVNEQGLAETAETCRGHGVEVRTARVDVSKREAVHAWADDVAGDLGAVHIVINNAGVALGATIEDTRYEDFEWLMGINFWGVVHGTKAFLPHLKAAGEGHIVNISSVFGLIAFPTQAAYNAAKFAVKGFTEALRQELEVEGHPIGVTSVHPGGIKTNIARSARMVHRKGWVDPNSTSDFEKLFATTPERAAADILSAILKNRRRQLIGTDAVFIDLMQRLMPTFYQRILVAGARRRWRKMMLPANPTT; encoded by the coding sequence ATGAATTCTGTGAAGGGAAAGGTCGCGGCCATCACGGGAGCGGCGTCGGGGATCGGCCTCGCGACGGCGGTGCTGCTCGCGCGCAATGGCTGCCATGTGGCGATCTCCGACGTGAACGAGCAGGGCCTCGCGGAGACGGCGGAGACGTGCCGGGGCCACGGCGTCGAGGTGCGCACGGCGCGCGTGGATGTCTCGAAGCGCGAGGCGGTGCACGCCTGGGCCGACGACGTGGCCGGGGACCTGGGCGCCGTCCACATCGTCATCAACAACGCCGGCGTCGCCCTGGGCGCCACCATCGAAGACACCCGATACGAGGACTTCGAGTGGCTCATGGGCATCAACTTCTGGGGCGTGGTGCACGGCACCAAGGCCTTCCTGCCGCACCTCAAGGCCGCGGGTGAAGGCCACATCGTCAACATCTCGAGCGTCTTCGGCCTCATCGCGTTCCCCACGCAAGCCGCCTACAACGCCGCGAAGTTCGCGGTGAAGGGCTTCACGGAGGCGCTGCGCCAGGAATTGGAGGTCGAGGGCCACCCCATCGGCGTCACGAGCGTCCACCCGGGCGGTATCAAGACCAACATCGCCCGGAGCGCCCGGATGGTCCACCGCAAGGGCTGGGTGGACCCGAACTCGACCTCGGACTTCGAGAAGCTCTTCGCCACCACGCCCGAGCGCGCCGCGGCCGACATCCTCTCCGCCATCCTCAAGAACCGGCGGCGCCAGCTCATCGGCACCGACGCCGTCTTCATCGATCTCATGCAGCGACTGATGCCCACCTTCTACCAGCGCATCCTGGTGGCGGGTGCACGACGGCGGTGGCGGAAGATGATGCTGCCCGCGAACCCCACGACATGA
- a CDS encoding alpha/beta hydrolase — MAEDTLTFRERIEHRVARALLSLPPGLQLRLSGKPPVQRDGLTLHPEVQLLLTLRERMGAVAMSALPPVETRRRARREARVHAGEPIPVGAVRELVLETTAGPLQARHYAPVSSEPREPLLVFFHGGGFVLGDLDTHDNACRLLCHHAHLHVLAVDYRLAPEHPYPAALEDAMAAYAWACEHARELGADPTRVAVGGDSAGGNLAAVTSQLAVRDGLPAPALQLLLYPAVDRTCERASHGHFSEGFFLTRADITWFQEQYTGAACDGSDPRISPLLCRELSGLPPAVVVTAGFDPLRDEGEAYARALQQAGTRTSLRRFDALIHGFANMVGVSRACRDAVVEVAAMVGNEINRSGVSP, encoded by the coding sequence ATGGCTGAAGACACCCTCACCTTCCGGGAACGGATCGAGCACCGCGTCGCTCGCGCCCTCCTGAGCCTGCCGCCGGGCCTCCAGCTCCGCCTCTCCGGCAAGCCCCCCGTGCAGCGCGACGGCCTCACCCTGCACCCGGAGGTCCAATTGCTGCTCACGTTGCGCGAGCGCATGGGCGCCGTGGCCATGTCGGCCCTGCCCCCGGTGGAGACGCGCCGCCGTGCGCGCCGCGAGGCCCGGGTCCACGCGGGTGAACCCATCCCCGTGGGAGCAGTACGGGAGCTCGTGCTGGAGACGACGGCCGGTCCGCTCCAGGCGCGCCACTATGCCCCGGTGAGCTCCGAGCCGCGCGAGCCGCTGCTCGTGTTCTTCCATGGCGGAGGATTCGTCCTGGGCGACCTCGACACCCACGACAACGCCTGCCGGCTGCTGTGCCATCACGCCCACCTGCACGTCCTGGCCGTCGACTACAGACTCGCGCCCGAGCACCCGTACCCCGCGGCCCTGGAGGATGCGATGGCCGCCTACGCCTGGGCGTGCGAGCACGCACGTGAGCTCGGGGCGGATCCCACTCGCGTCGCGGTGGGGGGAGACAGCGCGGGTGGCAACCTGGCCGCCGTCACCTCACAGCTCGCCGTCCGCGACGGACTCCCCGCTCCGGCGTTGCAGCTCCTGCTCTACCCGGCGGTGGACCGCACCTGTGAACGGGCGTCGCACGGGCACTTCTCCGAGGGCTTCTTCCTCACCCGGGCGGACATCACGTGGTTCCAGGAGCAGTACACCGGCGCCGCGTGTGATGGCTCGGACCCGAGGATCTCCCCGCTGCTGTGCCGCGAGCTGTCCGGCCTGCCGCCCGCGGTGGTGGTCACCGCCGGGTTCGATCCGCTGCGCGACGAGGGCGAGGCCTATGCCCGGGCGCTCCAGCAAGCTGGCACACGAACGTCACTGCGCCGCTTCGATGCGCTCATCCACGGCTTCGCCAATATGGTGGGAGTGAGCCGCGCCTGCCGCGACGCGGTGGTGGAGGTCGCGGCCATGGTAGGAAACGAAATCAACCGGAGCGGAGTCAGTCCATGA
- a CDS encoding flavin-containing monooxygenase: MSPRHPTHFHVAIAGSGFSGLGMAIRLKQEGFEDFVVFERAQEVGGVWRDNSYPGCACDVQSHLYSFSFAPNPGWSRSYSPQAEIHAYLRDCTARFGIRPHLRFGHTVREARWDDRLQRWHIETSEGRYTADVFIAAAGGLSDPAIPKLPGLETFQGKVMHSARWDHGYSLAGRRVAVVGTGASAIQFVPRLQPQVGKLLLLQRTPAWVLPRGDRAIRPTMQWVYRTVPGAQQLTRWLIYVLRELLAFGFLHPWLLRLAQRLAVRHLEQSVPNPELRARLTPHYTMGCKRVLLSDDYLPSLTRENVEVVTEQIREVRTHSIVLSDGTEHEVDALIFGTGFQVNDLPITHQVRGRDGRTLAQVWGGTMQAHLGTSVSGFPNFFMIQGPNTGLGHSSVILMIESQIEHVLGALRYLEGRGLAAVEPTPEAQAEFVRQVDTRMRGTVWLQGGCSSWYLDATGRNSTLWPGLISTFKRRVEHFEPTEYVAITRHAQALALPHEPRRMLAHG; the protein is encoded by the coding sequence TTGTCCCCACGGCATCCCACGCACTTTCATGTCGCCATCGCCGGAAGCGGTTTCTCCGGCCTCGGGATGGCCATCCGGCTCAAGCAGGAGGGATTCGAGGACTTCGTGGTCTTCGAGCGCGCACAGGAGGTCGGCGGCGTCTGGCGCGACAACTCGTACCCGGGCTGCGCATGCGACGTGCAATCCCATCTCTATTCCTTCTCGTTCGCTCCCAACCCGGGTTGGTCCCGCTCCTACTCGCCCCAGGCGGAGATCCACGCCTACCTCCGCGACTGCACCGCCAGGTTCGGCATCCGGCCTCACCTCCGCTTCGGGCACACGGTCCGCGAGGCCCGCTGGGATGACCGTCTGCAGCGCTGGCACATCGAGACCTCGGAGGGACGCTACACCGCGGATGTCTTCATCGCCGCCGCGGGAGGCCTGAGCGACCCGGCCATTCCCAAGCTGCCGGGCCTCGAGACGTTCCAGGGCAAGGTGATGCACTCGGCTCGGTGGGACCATGGCTACAGCCTCGCCGGACGCAGGGTGGCGGTCGTCGGCACCGGCGCCTCCGCCATCCAGTTCGTTCCCCGCCTCCAACCCCAGGTGGGCAAGCTGCTCCTGCTCCAGCGCACGCCCGCCTGGGTCCTCCCTCGCGGAGACCGGGCCATCCGCCCCACGATGCAGTGGGTGTACCGGACGGTGCCCGGAGCACAGCAGCTCACCCGTTGGCTCATCTACGTGCTCCGCGAGTTGCTGGCCTTCGGGTTCCTGCACCCGTGGCTCCTCAGACTCGCCCAGCGGCTCGCCGTGCGGCACCTGGAGCAATCCGTCCCCAATCCGGAGCTGAGGGCCAGACTCACTCCCCATTACACGATGGGCTGCAAGCGCGTCCTCCTCTCGGATGACTACCTCCCCTCGCTCACCCGAGAGAACGTCGAGGTCGTCACCGAGCAGATCCGCGAGGTGCGTACGCACTCCATCGTCCTGTCGGACGGCACCGAGCACGAGGTCGACGCGCTCATCTTCGGCACCGGGTTCCAGGTGAATGACCTGCCCATCACCCATCAGGTCCGGGGACGCGACGGGCGCACGCTGGCCCAGGTGTGGGGGGGAACCATGCAGGCGCACCTCGGCACCTCGGTGAGCGGGTTCCCCAACTTCTTCATGATCCAGGGGCCCAACACCGGGCTCGGCCACAGCTCGGTCATCCTGATGATCGAAAGCCAGATCGAACACGTGCTCGGCGCGCTGCGCTACCTCGAGGGACGGGGCCTGGCAGCGGTGGAGCCCACGCCCGAGGCCCAGGCCGAGTTCGTCCGTCAGGTCGACACCCGGATGCGCGGAACGGTCTGGCTCCAGGGCGGGTGCTCGAGCTGGTACCTCGATGCCACGGGTCGCAACTCCACCTTGTGGCCGGGGCTCATCTCCACGTTCAAACGCCGCGTGGAGCACTTCGAGCCCACCGAGTACGTCGCCATCACCCGCCACGCGCAAGCGCTTGCATTGCCACACGAGCCGCGGAGGATGCTGGCCCATGGCTGA
- a CDS encoding cell wall hydrolase, protein MAQTASTPEAESHGDCQIPLGYDGIVRIRAAPHLVLTLEEQSQPALQDLDNWQVVVGGSYENLEGSLPCRLEWTITSDSFAEKKLPHRRETFIVPNGGNFVVHEKDGTGTRPLRISVFELGLIGKGRLGYRLEPVLFGNEAVEVLPEDSRAIAYELEASIGFKVAPEELARSFFLDKIEVLHDRQVGTVMQLTPTISPLFKGMQATLDIFPLPPEGLPPDEKATVRIEWEVGDPDAASRLIWKIGFMSILGVFGELLNDDLAAVGGVESSPSLAFQYQLTLARKPPPPKAATGKGAKKQSAPAPIDQVRSEPLRALEVPRPRLKEFKVLLDDGKLGVRCRFEHFNDFVVLGFELKPYARVPEGEGWRVEELDDYLKTLFIEELVQESLDIFRNASTRSPAFFIPTSTPEDVFSRLTKIDAITVTIEKNKFEHELLDLNQLPREFVRTLKKIRGLEVFVAMRPTGIGGRVVPFWAIADYDAAPKEHEQNVPRGRRGFAPFDGGAFVSRVFASGVCSSDTVDLSGHAAQLYSPLPTIPPESREDFEVFVATVCGESIGQSEASWRGVAHTIMNRVARKYESWEGCLTPTEVIQKTGFEGYKSTRYEEARTYMKSPAASSLVYRDKLARMITLLTPIFMRQDGNCGDVVYFYSPSAQRKLGRSAPSWVNQKDGKDLVRITDAILGSAKGKEDKKDDFEFYTFKYPEKWPRMTPEERAQARAARSKAKSK, encoded by the coding sequence ATGGCACAGACCGCGAGCACTCCAGAGGCCGAGTCCCATGGCGACTGCCAGATTCCGCTCGGCTACGACGGGATCGTGCGAATCCGGGCGGCACCGCACCTCGTTCTCACGCTCGAGGAGCAGTCCCAACCAGCCCTCCAGGATCTCGACAACTGGCAGGTGGTGGTAGGCGGCAGCTACGAGAATCTGGAGGGCAGCCTGCCTTGCCGACTCGAGTGGACCATTACCAGTGACAGCTTCGCCGAGAAGAAACTGCCCCATCGGCGCGAGACCTTCATCGTCCCCAACGGAGGGAACTTCGTGGTGCACGAGAAGGACGGGACGGGCACGCGGCCGCTGCGCATCTCCGTCTTCGAGCTCGGGCTCATCGGAAAGGGACGTCTGGGCTACCGGCTCGAGCCGGTCCTGTTTGGCAACGAGGCCGTCGAAGTGCTGCCCGAGGACTCACGGGCCATTGCCTACGAGCTGGAGGCGAGCATCGGCTTCAAGGTCGCGCCCGAGGAGCTCGCCAGGAGCTTCTTCCTCGACAAGATCGAGGTGCTTCACGACAGGCAGGTCGGTACCGTCATGCAGCTCACGCCGACCATCTCGCCCCTCTTCAAGGGGATGCAAGCGACGCTGGACATCTTCCCCCTCCCCCCCGAGGGCCTACCACCCGACGAGAAGGCGACGGTGCGTATCGAATGGGAGGTGGGCGACCCGGACGCGGCCTCACGGCTGATATGGAAGATCGGTTTCATGTCCATCCTCGGAGTATTCGGCGAGTTGCTGAATGATGACCTCGCGGCGGTGGGCGGGGTCGAGTCGTCGCCGAGTCTTGCGTTCCAATATCAGCTCACGCTCGCGCGCAAGCCTCCACCCCCAAAGGCCGCGACGGGCAAGGGCGCCAAGAAGCAGTCCGCCCCAGCTCCGATAGACCAGGTCCGGTCGGAGCCCCTGCGTGCGCTCGAAGTCCCAAGGCCTCGGCTGAAGGAGTTCAAAGTGCTGCTCGACGACGGCAAGCTGGGCGTCCGGTGCCGCTTCGAACACTTCAACGACTTCGTCGTGCTCGGTTTCGAATTGAAGCCTTACGCCCGTGTGCCGGAGGGAGAGGGGTGGCGGGTCGAGGAACTGGACGACTACCTCAAGACCCTCTTCATCGAGGAGCTCGTACAGGAGAGCCTGGATATCTTTCGCAACGCCTCCACCAGGTCCCCCGCGTTCTTCATCCCGACGAGCACTCCGGAAGATGTCTTCTCGCGGCTGACGAAGATCGATGCCATCACGGTGACGATTGAGAAGAACAAGTTCGAGCACGAGCTCCTCGACTTGAATCAACTTCCGCGAGAGTTCGTGCGGACCCTCAAGAAGATCCGTGGGCTGGAGGTGTTCGTAGCAATGAGGCCCACCGGAATCGGGGGCAGGGTGGTGCCCTTCTGGGCCATCGCGGATTACGATGCCGCGCCCAAGGAGCACGAGCAGAACGTGCCGCGAGGCCGCCGAGGCTTCGCGCCATTCGACGGCGGTGCCTTCGTCTCCAGGGTATTCGCCTCGGGAGTCTGCAGCTCGGACACGGTGGACCTCTCGGGCCACGCCGCCCAACTCTACTCACCCCTGCCCACCATTCCTCCCGAGAGCCGCGAGGACTTCGAGGTCTTCGTCGCCACGGTGTGCGGCGAGTCCATCGGCCAGAGCGAGGCCTCGTGGAGGGGCGTTGCCCACACCATCATGAACCGGGTCGCGCGCAAGTATGAGAGCTGGGAAGGATGCCTCACGCCGACGGAGGTCATCCAGAAGACGGGGTTCGAGGGCTACAAGAGCACGCGCTACGAGGAGGCCCGTACGTACATGAAGTCCCCTGCGGCTTCGTCGCTCGTGTACCGCGACAAGCTGGCGCGGATGATCACCCTCCTGACGCCCATCTTCATGAGACAGGACGGCAACTGTGGGGACGTCGTCTACTTCTACAGCCCGTCCGCACAGCGCAAGCTGGGCCGCTCCGCTCCCAGCTGGGTCAACCAGAAGGATGGCAAGGATCTTGTTCGCATCACCGATGCGATTCTCGGCAGCGCGAAGGGCAAGGAGGACAAGAAGGATGACTTCGAGTTCTACACCTTCAAGTACCCCGAGAAGTGGCCACGGATGACCCCAGAAGAGCGTGCGCAGGCGCGGGCGGCTCGCTCGAAGGCGAAGTCCAAATAG